Part of the Janibacter alkaliphilus genome is shown below.
CCCACAGGAATGGTCACCAGCACACCTTCAGGCATGCCCCACCCCCTGGGTGGCAGCGAACGGTTCCAGACCCAAACTGGCCACGGCCAGTCGCGCGGTGGCCAGCTCCAACCCGACCACCAGCTGCGGCACAGCCTCCCACGGCACTGCGTCGGTCACGGCCGGCGCCAGACCCGCGCCGCCGATCTCGGCCCGAAGCCCCTCCACCATGGACGAAAGACGGTCGTGGGCGTCTCCTCGGCAGCCCTTCGGCAGGTCGTGACGTGCCAGATCGGACTGATCGAGCGGCAGTACACCACGTAGGGACCAGCGCAGGAGCCACGACTTCCGCACCGTGCGGTGCAGCGCCTCGATGGCCTCTCGGGCGGCGGGCTGATCACCACGCAACAGTGCGTCCCGGGCATGGCGAGCACATGTGGTCGCGTGCCCGGCCCCAGCGATCGCCAACAGTGCCATCACGCCGTCGCACCGCAGCGCAGTGGCTGACGCAGGATGCGCCTCAGGCTCGCTCCCGCCGGAAGTCTGGCCCGAAGCATCGACGATGGACGCCTCGGCATCGACCACGACGTCACCCTGCAGCGAGCAGAGCAGCACCAGACCGGCCGGCCAGAACGGAAGGACAGGACCAAGTGGGAGATGCAGGACATCCATCTCCAGACCGTCCCGGTCCTGACCGCCTTGGGCCAGCGCGATCCCAGCCGGGGCCATATCCATGCCTTCGTGGTCTCCGTGGTCCATGCCTTCGTGGTCTCCGTGGTCCATGCCTTCGTGGTCTCCGTGGTCCATGCCTTCGTGCCCGCCGTGGTCCATGCCTTCGTGCCCGCCGTGGTCCATGCCTTCGTGCCCGCCGTGGTCCATGCCCTCGTGGCCCATATCCTGATGGTGGCCGTGACCCTCAGGGTCCATCTGGCCGTGGTCGTCCGGAATCTGAGGCTCTCGCGCCCGTGCTTGGGCGTCCATCCGGTGATACGGGGTGTCGAGCAGGAGCGATGCGGCGGCATCGAGGGCGCCGCCCACAGCTGTGGGCGAGGGGACGTCGGCGCGCACCCGTGGGCCGGGCATCTGCTCCCACAGGCGCTCCACGAGTTCGCCTAGCTCGGGGCCTGGCACACCGCACACGACCAGCACGTCAGCCTCTGCCGGCGTCCATGCGGCACGCCAGCCTCGACGCAGCATCTGCTGCTCGAGCTCCGCGCGCGTGAGCCACTGACCCGGTGCCTCGACGATCAGGACACGGGCGGTGCGGATCGCCAGATGGGCGAGCATCCGGGTCAGACCCATCGGAAGACCCCCTCCCGCCATGCCCACGTCACGGCGATGAGCAGTGCTCCCAGGAACAGGAACATCTCCACGACCGCAGAGATCCCTTCCTCGGCCACGATTACTGCCCACGGGTACATGAACAGCATCTCGACGTCGAAGGCGAGAAAGACGATCGAGGCGGGATACCAGCGTGCATGGAACCGAGACAGAGCATGCTCCTGCGGAACCCACCCCGACTGAGCAGGAAGCGCAGTCAGCGGATCGGCCAACACACTCACAGCCCGGTGGAGCGCATAGAGGGACACCACAGCGAATACAGCCACCAGCGCCATGGCCACGATCCCGTACACCGCGATCCGCCCTTCTCGACCTTTAGACAACGAACTCTCGTGAGGCAGCAGATGGATCGACCCTACAAGGCGTCCTCTGCCACGACCTGCGCACTCAGCACCACCTCAGCGGAGTGACCACAGCCATCAGCTGGGTTGTCCTTGAGCGACCACAGGCATCCAGAC
Proteins encoded:
- a CDS encoding NADH-quinone oxidoreductase subunit A; translated protein: MYGIVAMALVAVFAVVSLYALHRAVSVLADPLTALPAQSGWVPQEHALSRFHARWYPASIVFLAFDVEMLFMYPWAVIVAEEGISAVVEMFLFLGALLIAVTWAWREGVFRWV